The Variovorax sp. PMC12 genome segment CATCCAGCCGGCGGTGCGCGCGGCCTGCCACAGCGGCGGCCGGCCTACCGGCATGTGCGCGTTGACCAGCGCGGTGAGCAGGCCCAGCAGCGCTAGCAGCATGGTGAACGCGGTCAGCAGCGACTGCGAATAGAAGAAGTTCGTGAGCATCGCGAAGAAGCCCAGGAAGAAGATGACGAAGGCGTCGCGCCGGGCGCGCAGCTCCAGCGTCTTCAGCGCCAGCAGGATGACGATGAGCGTGACGCCCGCGTCGCGGCCCAGCAGCGTGCGGTGCGTGGCGAAGGTGGCGGCCAGCGTGAGCGCCAGCAGCGCGGCGCGCCACCATCTGCCTGGCAGCGGGCGTGCCTGCACCGCGAGCATCCCGCGCCACAGCAGCACCATGGCCGTGATGGCGGTGCACCACCAGGGAATGTTCTCGACCTGCGGCAGCACGATCAGCGCGATCACCGCGAGCAGGAACAGCGTGTCCCGGGCATCCCGGGGCAGGGTGGCCAGCCGCGTCATGAGCTTGTTCATGGTCGTGGTCCCTCGTTCAGCAAAGGGCCAGGGCTTCGAGGCATGCGCGCCGGTGCGCCTCGCCCTGAGAGGGTTTCACCACCCGGCCCGCCACGCGCATGCCGTAGTCCACGCCCAGCCGGTCGGCCATCAGCACCCAGGCGCACAGGCGCGAGATGCGGGCTTCGGTGTCGGGGAGGCCGGCGGAATGGGCGTCGAGCCAGAGTTCCTCGCGTTGCGTCTGCTGGGTGTCGCGGCTCACCAGGTCTTCGGAGCCGGCCGCCTGGGCGCGCGCGGCCTTCTTCCAGACCACGAGCTTCAGCGGGTCGCCGCGCCGGTAGGCGCGCACGCCGTCGTATTCGCCGGAGCCGGCGGCGCGCAATGCGGCCGATGCGGCGGCCGGGCCGGACAGCGGCTCGCCCGGCGGCAGCGGCGGCGGATGGGCTTCGGGCGTGGGGTAGACCAGCATCCGCGCCGCCGGCCGCCACACCGTCCACACGCGGAAGGTGCCGAGCGGAAAGCGCGTCTCGGCGGTGAGCGGCGGCACCGGGTGCAGGCCGCGCCGCTCGGGCTGGAACGCGATCTCGACGGTGGCGGTGCCTTCGGCCGGCACGTCGGTCCAGGCCCACTGGCCGCTGCCGCGCACCGCCATGCCGATGCCGTAGCGAACGCTGCGCCGCGTGTTGTGCAGCACCACCTTGAAGACGGCCGCCGCGCCCGCGTAGTGCGCATCGGGCGCCACCATGTGCATCGACAGCCCGCGCAGCGTGCCGTGGCACACGTGCATGCCCACCGCCACGCTGCCGGCCAGCAGGAAGGTCAGCAGGTAGCCCAGGTTGAGCTGGTAGTTGATCGACGCGACCAGCAGCACCAGCAGCGTGGCGGCCAGCGTCCAGCCTGCCCGCGTGGGCACGATGTAGACGTTGCGCTGGGTCAGCTCCAGCGTGTCCGACGGCGGCCGGCGCGACAGGAACCAGCCGTCGATGCGCGAGCGCAGGCTCACGGCAAGGGCACGGCGGCGATCATGGCGCGCACCTGCTCGACGGCGCCCCGGCCCGCGTCGCCCACCGGCGTGAGGCGGTGCGCGATGGTCTGCGGCAGCACGGCCTGCACGTCGTCCGGCGCGACGTAGTTGCGGTTGGCCAGCAGCGCCTGCGCCTTGGCCGCGCGCAGCACGGCGATGCCGGCGCGCGGCGACAGGCCCTGCAGGAACCAGCGGCCCGAGCGGGTGGCGGCGATCAGGTCCTGCACGTAGTTCAGCAGCGGGTCGGCCGCATGCACCTGCTGCACGCGCTGCTGGATCGCGGTCAGCTCGCCGGCGGTCAGCAGGGCGGGCAGGCTGGCCAGCATCTCGCGGCGGTCGGTGCCCGCGAGCAGCTGGCGTTCGGCCGCGCGGTCGGGGTAGCCGAGCGAGATGCGCATCAGGAAGCGGTCGAGCTGCGACTCGGGCAGCGCAAAGGTGCCGAGCTGGTCC includes the following:
- a CDS encoding AAA family ATPase translates to MDVAAKLATLLSQLNTVIVGKEAQVRDCVACLLAGGHLLIEDVPGVGKTTLAHALSHTFGLQFSRVQFTADLMPGDLSGVAIYDRGQQAFVFHPGPIFAQVLLADEINRASPKTQSALLEAMEEKQVTVEGETRPLPTPFFVIATQNPQDQLGTFALPESQLDRFLMRISLGYPDRAAERQLLAGTDRREMLASLPALLTAGELTAIQQRVQQVHAADPLLNYVQDLIAATRSGRWFLQGLSPRAGIAVLRAAKAQALLANRNYVAPDDVQAVLPQTIAHRLTPVGDAGRGAVEQVRAMIAAVPLP
- a CDS encoding DUF58 domain-containing protein; translation: MSLRSRIDGWFLSRRPPSDTLELTQRNVYIVPTRAGWTLAATLLVLLVASINYQLNLGYLLTFLLAGSVAVGMHVCHGTLRGLSMHMVAPDAHYAGAAAVFKVVLHNTRRSVRYGIGMAVRGSGQWAWTDVPAEGTATVEIAFQPERRGLHPVPPLTAETRFPLGTFRVWTVWRPAARMLVYPTPEAHPPPLPPGEPLSGPAAASAALRAAGSGEYDGVRAYRRGDPLKLVVWKKAARAQAAGSEDLVSRDTQQTQREELWLDAHSAGLPDTEARISRLCAWVLMADRLGVDYGMRVAGRVVKPSQGEAHRRACLEALALC